GCGGGAGCCGGAAGAGTATGAAGGCGGCGTACATTTTGTCTATTCCCCGGAAACCTCCTGCTACGGCTTTGCCCGCTTTCTGCCGGCATTGATGGATCGTTTGGGACCCTATGTGAGTTTTGCTTTCCGGCGCTTTTTTGTCGAGCGGCTGGTGCGGCATTTTGCCCGCACAGCGCGTCAGAAAAAACAGACCTACATCGGCCGGATCCCCTTTCATCAGCTCCCGCGGTTCGACCTGTGCGAGCAGGAGTATGCTTTTGAACCGGGCGCGCTGAACGGCCTGCCCACTCTCTATGATCAGCTGCGCAAGGGGAATAAAACATGGTTTTTCCATGGCGCGCCGAAACATCCGGTCGGGGTGGACCGGGTGGTGCAACGGGCCCTGCTTGAAATCGACGGGTCGGCCGACTTTATCTTTCTTTTCATTGCCGACCTGGATGCCGCCGGCCATCAGTACGGACCGGAGTCGTGCGAGCGGCGTGCCTGCGCAAAAAAGGTGGACGCCGGACTCCGCCGGATATACGAACATATCACTGCGCTGTATGAGCAGACCGACTGCCTGGTTTTCGGAGATCATGGCATGGTGGCGGTGGAGCGGGGGGTGAATATCGCCGCTGCTCTTAAAACAATACCGTTCAGCGCCGGAAAGGATTATACGGTCTTTCTGGATTCAACCTTTGCCCGCTTCTGGATCCATAACGAAGCGGTTCGCGGTCCGCTGCAGGAGCTGCTGGCCGGCATCGAAGGCGGAACATGGATCTCGGAACAGGACCGGACTGACTACGCAATCCGCTGGAAGAGCCGCCGCTTCGGCGATCTGATCTGGTGGGTTGATGCCGGCTATGAGATCCACCCCGATTACTGGCATTTTCGAGATATCAAGAAAGGAATGCACGGCTATCGCCGTGAGGTGCGCGACAACCATGCCGCCGCCCTCTTCCACTCCACGGCGCAGCCGTTTGCCCGGCAGCTTTCAGAGCCGGCGGCGATGGTTGATCTGTTCGCCACCGTTCTTGACAGCCTCGAACTGCCGCTGCCGGCAGGTGCCCGGGGACGTCCATTAAGGAGTCTTGATCATGAAGATGCATGATCTCACCGGATTTAATTTTACAGTTCATGCCGATCCGGAAGTCAACCGGATCATCGCCGGCCAGTTGCGCGCGGTGGCGGAAGATCTCGCAGCCCTGCTGGGGGACCGGTTGATTGCTGTGCTGGCTGCCGGAGGATTCGGGCGCGGCGAAGGAGGGGTTGTTAAAGATGAAAAAGGCATCCGCCCCGTCAACGACTACGACCTCTATCTGGTTGTAAAAAAGGTCAAGGCAACGCAGCGGGACTATGGAGACCGGATTGAGGCTGTTGCACAGTCCTGCGCGGCCCGGTTCGGCATCAAGCAGATCGATATGGGACTGGTCAGCCGGTGGCAGCTGCTTGTTCCGCGAGACTCGATCACCCGCTATGAGGCGCGCGCAGGCCATCGCATTATTTACGGCCCGGATCATATTACGATCCGGTCGGTCCGGGCTGCGCGCCTCCCTCAGCGGGAGGGTACGCAGTATTTTTTCACGCGCGGCAGCGGACTGCTGATTGCCCGCTATATTCTCGAAAATCGCGATCAGCTCAACAACATGCCCTGGACTGAAAATGTTTTGATCGAGCTGAATAAGGCGGCGATTGCTCTGGGCGATGCCGAGCTGATCCGCCGCCGCCGCTACCACTGGTCATACGCCGAGCGGCTGCGGCGTTTCGAGGCGCTATGCGATCCCGGCTGCCGCGAACTGCTGCCGCTTTACCGTGCCGCCGTGCATCAAAAGCTTAATCCGCGTTTCGATGCCGCACCGAATGCCGCGGAACTCGAGCTGCACTGGGAGGAGCTGGCGGACCGGATGGTCGAGCGTTTTCTTGCATTCGAGTCAAACAGGTTTCGCCAGACCTTTTATAATTTGCAACGATACGGGACTTTTATAGAAAGAGCGGGCTTTAACTGGCATGGCAAGCTGTACAACCGTCTCTATGCGGTCTACTCCGGCCGGCGGGGCGCAGATCCCGACCGGCAGCGCCTTATCGCCTACCTGCTGCTGGCGGGATACAGAGATCCTGAATACCTGCAGCGCGCGGATCAGATGCTGGAAATCGCACCGGATACTGCAGGGTCCGGCAGCGTGCGCTGGCAGCATTCAGCGGCAGCCTTTCTGAAAAAGTGGCATCCCGAAGGGATTGTGGGCTGCCTGCTGGATAAACAAAATAAGAATACGGCAAAAAATAATGGATAATACATTTCATAGACAAAGCGGACCGGATGCCGTCCGGTTAAAACGGGGACTGCTGGCGCTGTTTTTAACAGCAGTAGTTGTTTTTGTGAGTTCTTCCGCCATAAAGTCTGAAAAACTGGTGTTCATGGGAGCGGTCATCGGTATTCCGCTGATGATCATACTGTTTAGTCACCCTGTTCGAAGTCTGTATCTGGCTCTGACCGCCTCTTTTACTTCGTTGAGCGTCCTGCGCATCAGCTCCTTTTCAGATGCCTCCATTTTCTTCGCTTTTGCGGCGCTGAGCTGTTTTTCATTGATGCTGATGCATCGGGGCCGCTATGAAAAACAGCCGGGCGACAGGATGTTATTCTCATTTGTAGCCGTTATTTTAGTTCTTATGGCTGCCCGCGGCAGCGGTCTGAAATTTCTCGGCTCAGCAGTCTGGGGCGGTTCTCCGTATATTCTGGTATTTGCTGCCACCTTTTTTTATCTCTTTTCCCGCCGTCTCCGGGTTACTCGCAGCGGCATTCTATGGACGGTCTTTCTTTCGGTATTGCTCGGGGGCGTAAATACGCTTTTCCAGCGCAGAGGATTTTTTGTTGCGATGGAAACAATGAATGAGTTTAGTCAGGTGCGCCTGAGCTGGGCAATGCCTTTAGCGACCTCGCTGCTGCCTTTGGCGCTGGTGATTCACTGGAAGCGCATCTGGCTGCCGGCTCTTTTGGCTCTTGCGTCGCTCATGGCGGCTGCCGCTACCGGATTTCGGGGGAGAATTGTCAGTACGGTTTTTTTATGTTTTGTCTTTTTCTATTTTTATGCCGGAAACAGAAAACAATATGTTGTGAAGGCGCTGTTTACAGGGCTGCTGCTGTGGGGAGCGATTCTGGCTGCCGCCCCGTTTCTGCCGCTGGGGATGCAGCGCGCAGTCTCGTTTGTACCCGGCGTCACGGTCAATTTAGCCCAGGCATCCGTGGCTCAGGGTTCCACAGAGTGGCGCTTTGAAATCTGGAAATACTGTCTGCAGCAATTCCCGGAATACTGGCTGATCGGGCGGGGGATTGCTTTTAATGTCTGGACAACAATCAGTGAACTCGGCGCCCTTGATGTTCAGCTGCAGAACCAGTGGTTCATGTTTTTGACGCACTCCTATCATAGCGGCCCCCTGACGCTGCTGATCGACTACGGCCTTCCCGGCCTGCTGGTGATGCTGACTGTACACATTTTTTTCATTGTTAAGTGTTTTAGAATGGGGAAAAACCTCTCCGCTGCATCCACCGTTTTAGAGCGCTTTACGCTCTACTTTATTGCCCTGGTACTCACGCAGATTTTTGCTTACTGGGTTCTTTTTGGCAAAACGGAATACCTGGCAGTAATTATCTTCGACATGGGGGTGGTGCATATCGCCTATCAATCGGTTTTAGAGGAGAGAGACATCGCTCGGCAGGAGCACATAGCCGGCAGCGGAGAAGGTGCAGCCGCATGAAGTTCTGGATTGTTACACCCAGTTATAACCAGCTGGAGTGGTTAAAGTGTTGTGTGGCTTCCGTTGCGGATCAGGCGGCGGGGAGTCATGCAGTTGAGGATTGTTCGCTGCCGGTTGATCAGGAGCTGCCGACAACTCGGCAACAAGACAACTTAACAGCGAATCATGCGATCCGCGTGCATCATCATATTCAGGATGCCTGTTCGACCGACGGCACCGTCGAGTTCTTAAAAGAATATATTGCCCGGCAACCTGCGACCGGCAGCTACCAGCTGACCTGCGCCAGCGAAGCTGACGGGGGCATGTATGATGCGCTCAACCGGGGCTGGAAGCTGGCTCCTGACGATGTCGATGTGATCGCCCATCTGAACTGTGATGAGCAGTATCTGCCGAATGCGCTCAGCACTGTTGCCGGGTGTATGAAAAGACATCCGCAGGAGGATGTGGTGCTGGCGGATATGGTGGTAGTGGATGATCAGGGGGAGTATATCTGCCACCGGCGCAGCTTGAAGCCCTATCGCGTGTTCTCGAAATATTGTTGTGCGGGAATGACGGCGACCACATTTCACCGGGCATCTGTCACAAAAGAAAAAAAAGTTTTTTTTGATACGAGCTGGAAAAACTTTGGCGACAAGGTTTGGTATAATGACCTGCACCGCGCCGGCTGTACATTTGCGGTTTGTCATGCGCTGGTATCAGTCTTTACGGATACCGGGGAGAATATAAACTGGACAGACGCGGGGCTCCTCGAAAAAAAACGCTATGAGGATGAGTTCCTGCATGGACGGTCGATCGGCACAACGCTGACGGCCCGTTTATTGGGGTTGAGGCGGGGTATCGCCGAGCTGTTTCTCGCGCCGCCGGAAAACTATTCCCTGTATCTTAACGGTGATCCGGCCGGACGGGTGATCAAAACAATCAGTCATCCAACCGGATTCTGGCATA
The sequence above is drawn from the Kiritimatiellales bacterium genome and encodes:
- a CDS encoding alkaline phosphatase family protein → MQKKRATVMIHVDALRHDYVTEEDMPFLYSLASTGIAADVIPPFGFEPDGAYLTGREPEEYEGGVHFVYSPETSCYGFARFLPALMDRLGPYVSFAFRRFFVERLVRHFARTARQKKQTYIGRIPFHQLPRFDLCEQEYAFEPGALNGLPTLYDQLRKGNKTWFFHGAPKHPVGVDRVVQRALLEIDGSADFIFLFIADLDAAGHQYGPESCERRACAKKVDAGLRRIYEHITALYEQTDCLVFGDHGMVAVERGVNIAAALKTIPFSAGKDYTVFLDSTFARFWIHNEAVRGPLQELLAGIEGGTWISEQDRTDYAIRWKSRRFGDLIWWVDAGYEIHPDYWHFRDIKKGMHGYRREVRDNHAAALFHSTAQPFARQLSEPAAMVDLFATVLDSLELPLPAGARGRPLRSLDHEDA
- a CDS encoding O-antigen ligase family protein, translated to MDNTFHRQSGPDAVRLKRGLLALFLTAVVVFVSSSAIKSEKLVFMGAVIGIPLMIILFSHPVRSLYLALTASFTSLSVLRISSFSDASIFFAFAALSCFSLMLMHRGRYEKQPGDRMLFSFVAVILVLMAARGSGLKFLGSAVWGGSPYILVFAATFFYLFSRRLRVTRSGILWTVFLSVLLGGVNTLFQRRGFFVAMETMNEFSQVRLSWAMPLATSLLPLALVIHWKRIWLPALLALASLMAAAATGFRGRIVSTVFLCFVFFYFYAGNRKQYVVKALFTGLLLWGAILAAAPFLPLGMQRAVSFVPGVTVNLAQASVAQGSTEWRFEIWKYCLQQFPEYWLIGRGIAFNVWTTISELGALDVQLQNQWFMFLTHSYHSGPLTLLIDYGLPGLLVMLTVHIFFIVKCFRMGKNLSAASTVLERFTLYFIALVLTQIFAYWVLFGKTEYLAVIIFDMGVVHIAYQSVLEERDIARQEHIAGSGEGAAA
- a CDS encoding glycosyltransferase, coding for MKFWIVTPSYNQLEWLKCCVASVADQAAGSHAVEDCSLPVDQELPTTRQQDNLTANHAIRVHHHIQDACSTDGTVEFLKEYIARQPATGSYQLTCASEADGGMYDALNRGWKLAPDDVDVIAHLNCDEQYLPNALSTVAGCMKRHPQEDVVLADMVVVDDQGEYICHRRSLKPYRVFSKYCCAGMTATTFHRASVTKEKKVFFDTSWKNFGDKVWYNDLHRAGCTFAVCHALVSVFTDTGENINWTDAGLLEKKRYEDEFLHGRSIGTTLTARLLGLRRGIAELFLAPPENYSLYLNGDPAGRVIKTISHPTGFWHKRW